GTGGAGTCATCGCAAATCCCATATACATGCGATGGTGGTTTGGGAATAAGAGAATGCGTCGGTGGTTGAGGAGCATGCACTGAAAAATAACCTGAGTTTAGAGGAACATCCACCAACAATGAGTGCAATGGTAAGGTGGTGAGAGGTGTATCCTTAGTTGAAGAATCAAATGGAAAACACGACTCATCAAAACGGGCATTGCGAGTGATAAAAATACGAGACGATACAGGGAGATAGTTTGTGTTATGAGTAGCCACGTAATTAAGGGTACACCTACACTCAAACGGTCGAAATTTCTCATATGAGGGTACCTGTGCAAATAAAACTTCAAAAGGGGACCACATGGAAAGCACCTTCGAGGGAAGTAGATTGATGATGAGAACTAGAGGGCTAAAAGCATGAACCCAATAAGATGTCAGAATGTGTCCGTGAAACATCATAGCAAGCCCCGTTTCAACAATGTGGCGATGCTTGCGTTCAATCCTCCCATTTTGCTGTGGGGTGTATAGATACGAACTTTGATGAAATATGTCATGCTGGTTTAGTAATGTTAGAACATAGCGATTTAAAATTTTCGTACCTGTATCACTTTGAAAAACCTTAATGTTGGATGAAAAttgattatgcacaaatttaatAAACACGGAAAAAATAACATGGAAGCCTGACTTGGAGTTGAACAGGTATAGCTACGTGAAtcaagaaaaatcatcaacaaataTCACATAATAGCAATAGGAGTCATCCAAGTTAACCGGTGATGGGCCCCAAAGGACAAAATGGACCAAATCCAATACATGTAAAGCacgtttattattattatcaaatggCAAACGGTGAGATTTATCAAGTTGACATGGTATGCAAGTAACTAACCGGTTTTGATAAAAGAGAAGAAACCAACAAATGACCAAGTTTATTCAAAACAAAAATAGTGTCAAATGACACATGCCCCAATTTAGTTGAtggttaaataattttattaaataaatgtaTTGCATACATATGAATTGCATTAATAAATAAAGATGTTGTCGCATGTTGTCTTGCGGCGGAGAatacaatatatataaatatataaaactgTAATGGAAATAAAATGTCAAAAAAGGCCACACATTGACATTATTTTTATATCTATCTTTTTTACAAGTGGAAAAAACAACTATAATATATAAACATGAAGATCAATAATAAAACGCGCCTAATACTATTAATTAACCAATCTAAATTATGTGAAAAACAAAGATAAAATCGTTATTTCATTAGCCAAATATGTAACTTTCAATAAGTGTAAATTAATGTTGTCAAACATATAGTATATTTAAGACATTTGTGATAAAAACTATCAACCATCTCATATGGTAATAACACAAAAAATCTAAACGAATCTTCATATTTAGGTTAACTATATTTATTGATTTAGTTAATTAATTTGTCTTTTGAAAAAGTCGAATCATTTTTTCTTACTGTGCTTCGATGCATCTACCACCAAAGACAAAATCAGCCCACTGTTGATCAAACAAAGACAGCTTAACCACGCGGTCTATTCTCAAGTCTCGACCCTATAAATCTCTCCTTCGTCTTTTTATTTTCGATTCATCCCACATTCATCGTATTTTCATAATTCAGTGAAACCTATTTCTCAAATGGATTATCGACATATTTCTACAGCGATCTTCTTCTTGCTCTTTCTCTCAGTTACTAACAACACACCCTGCAACGCACAGTTATCTTCTACCTTCTACGACGCTACATGTCCCACTGCACTCCGTACGATCAGAACCACCATCAGAACAGCCATATCTCGTGAACGTCGCATGGCGGCTTCCCTCCTTCGTCTCCATTTCCACGACTGCTTCGTTCAAGGTTGTGACGCATCGATCTTGTTGGAGGATGGGCCTTCGATAGTAGGAGAAAGGAATGCGTTGCCTAATAAGGGTTCTGTAAGAGGCTACGAAGTGATAGACGCTGCAAAATCTGAGGTGGAGAAACTTTGTCCCGGAGTTGTATCTTGTGCAGACATACTCACGGTGGCCGCTCGTGATGCATCAGAAATGGTTGGTGGTCCGTCATGGTCGGTGAAGCTCGGAAGAAGAGATTCCACCACCGCTAGCCTTGTTCTAGCGGAGACCAGTCTTCCTAGCTTTAAAGCTCCTCTTGATTCACTTATCTCCACCTTCAAAGATAACGGACTTAGCGCCAGGGACATGGTTGCTTTATCAGGAGCTCATACAATCGGACAAGCTCAATGCTTCTTGTTTCGTGACAGAATATACAGCAATGGATCAGATATTGATGCCGGATTTGCTAGCACACGTAGACGTGGTTGCCCTGTAAATGATGGAAATGGAAATCTTGCACCACTAGATTTGGTGACACCGAATTCGTTTGATTACAACTACTTCAAGAATCTGATACAAAAGAAGGGTCTTCTTGAATCAGATCAGGTGCTTTACAGTGGTGGGTCAACAGACAGCATAGTTTCGGAATATAGCAACAATCCTTCCAAGTTCAAGTCGGAGTTTGCAGAAGCGATGGTGAAGATGAGTGAGATCAGGCCGTTAACGGGTCAAGAAGGAGTGATAAGGAGGATATGTGGTGCTCTTCCCTAAGCTACCTGGTTCATTTAGTCCCCGGTTCTTGTATTTGTCTATGAAAACTGTACTTGTAGTCATATTCATTCATTTATTCTATTCTTTTAAGTGTAAAGAGATATAAAAGTTTATGAGTATTCTCAACGGTTAAGATTTAATTATTTATCACCACTTTTAATGCAATATATTGTTATATGATACTTCTCTCGATCTGCTAGTACAACATGATCTTAAAGTGGTGAGTAAAACTAACACTACAAGTATATAACCCTTTGCAGACGACACCTATCCAGACGACATATGTCGTCGGCAAAAGTCGATCTATAGAGACGACATATCGTCTGGACAGAATTTTCAAACATTGACCATATGTTGTTGACTAGAAATGCTATAGAGACAACATGTCGTCTGCATAGGCTCGACGGGAAGGGGCAAATATTGGCGGTATATCGAATTTCTatcccgacgacatgtcgtcgagAGGACTTAAAAACATATTTccgatttattttaattatttgccGCAGGAAAGCAATACGATGCCGTTTTGGTCAGCCGAtgcagacgacatgtcgtctctatagggtgctaataaattaattttgatttattttttatcCAGCTTGCAGAAATAGAATACGATGTCGTTTTGGTCAAGCTAtccagacgacatgtcgtctggaAAAGGTGGGACCGATCCGCGTGAAAAccactttttattttattttattttttaatgaaaCGAAGTGAGACGACGTCGTTTTCATTTACCTATAGAGACGATATGTCGTCAGCTTGGGCGGGAAAGACAAAAATTTTCACGGTCATCTGGAACTCTATGCAGACGACAAGTCGTCTCTATAGAGTAAGAATCCAACGTGGCGATCCGCGTGAaaaaattaatttcttttaataaagacAAAAGATAAAAACGACGTCGTCATTTGAACCTTAtacagacgacatgtcgtctacATAGGTTTTTACCCTTACAAAGGTATCAGTGTATCGTTCATTGTTTAGTTGCAGCGAACGATACTTTTTCTCTCTTGGACTCAACCGGCGATTTTGCACCATCCTTCACCTGTTCACCACCGCCTTTCCATCACCACTGTTCTCGACCACCCCGCTCCTCCCAAGTTATCTTCTTTGCTACAACAGGTAAGGATGAGGTTTTTCTGATTTTGGgatttgttttcttttgttttcttaTTTTGTGCTTTTCCGTTGCCCACCAGCCACCACCGGAGGACCACCATCAAATCCGACCACCGGAATCCAGCCATCACATCAATTAGAACAAAACAAGTTAGTGTTTTTTTCtctgttttctatttttttttttttttttgaaatttggtATATGTTTGATTTCATGTTTATAATAGGTGATTTGAACATGAAGACTTGTTTTTTGTTTCCTAATTTTTGTATTagatgttttgtatttttttataattgGTGATTTGAACATGAAGATTTGAACATATGTATTGGGTTTGTTTTAGACAGGttagtatattttttttttttggtggaaACTTTTCCTGACGACATGCCGTCTCTATAGCTCATCATGTCCAGacgagacgacatgtcgtctgtaTAGATTtataataaaacttttttttttacctCGAAAATCTTtcccgacgacaagtcgtctgGATAGGTGGATCTGTACCGACGACATTTATACCGACAACATTTTTGACTTTTACCGACGGAGCTATAGCTACGACTTTGTACAGTCGACAAGTCGTCTGTATAGAttttaccgacgacatgtcgtctgcaAATGTGTAAAAAAAGTCGTCTGTATAGGCCTCGTTCCTTGTAGTGTAAACCTGAAAACAGAAATAATCGAAACGGATTCATAAACCAATGATTGGGATgtgtttttcaaaaaccaaaaatattgttTTACGTTTGGTTACATAAATATTAGAAACTGAGAAAAACCGCATTGTATATATAacacatttttttatatattgtatataaatcaacataaataaattataaatatcatCTTGATAGTGTTGGTAAATTGTTGGACATTAATTGCTACTAGAGGTCTTGTCTTTTAATCTTTGTGACACCCCTTTTcgccattttcatttttttatgacAACCACTGGAGTCGTCTCCAGGGATAAGCAtttggaccggggaaccggccggaaccgctACATGATAGAATCGATCGAGCTGGGACCTGGACGATATTCTGTGGGTTTTTTGAACCGGGAACCtgtaggaaccggaaccggtagaaccagcAAAAATCGGAACCGTATGCTGCTATTTCTTAAGGACCGATTTCAACATTGAAGACAcaacaagaaccggtaggaaccggcgGTCAGGTTCACTTCCTATTTTCCACCTAGTTCGGTTCCCGGGCCGATTCCGATTTCGGTCGGGCGGGTTCCGATGTTCATCCCTAGTCGTCCCTTATCGCCGATTACATACAACTTTCACCAACAACAACTTTTATGCAGCACATACAACTTTCACCAACTACAACTTTTATGTAGTGTTTATATAGTGTTTGAGGAGTCCCACATCAATCATTGCATACAACATCAACCCACTTCAGCCTCTATATAATGACTTGCAAGACTTATAACTTAGTCAGGCCCGTTtttaggaggggggggggggggggggcaagaAGGGCAGCCGCACAGGGCCCCGAAAAAAATAGGGTCCgagttttaattaaattatatatttaataactaaatatatatatatatatatatgaatttattcAAAGTTTCACCTAAAGTGTGTGTAGCCTAACTAGTATAAGCGTGTACCTTAGTGTGGAGCAATGTAGGTTCGACTCATGGGTATTGCATTTTGAAGTTATAAATtcaagttacagttttggccatTAGTTTTTGCTTTATATTTCATAATCAACCCTCCTTCTAATATGTTTACCAAATCAGTTTTTAAAAGTTACATAATCAACCCTTGAACTTTTTATTAAGTTTCATATGTTTCtttttagttaatttatttacttttaagTTTATTTTCCTTATATATTAATTTAGTGCCCTATTTTTCTTCTTAGCACAGGGTCCTTAAAATCTAGGAGTCGGCCCTGAACTTAGTTTATGATTGGGTTTGGGTTTAAACCCCACACAGAAAAATTAGAAAACTAAACCCATCAGTTTGggtgttggattgggttttaAATACAGTGGTGGGTCAACAGACAGCATAGTTTCGGAATATAGCAACAATCCTTCCAAGTTCAAGTCGGAGTTTGCAGAAGCGATGGTGAAGATGAGTGAGATCAGGCCGTTAACGGGTCAAGAAGGAGTGATAAGGAGGATATGTGGTGCTCTTCCCTAAGCTAGCTTGTTCATTTCGTCACGCCGGGAGTATTGATTTGGGTGTTTGTTTTTGTCTCTGAAAATTATACTTGTAATCATATAAAtcttctttcatttattttattttttcaaatgtaAAGTAATATAAAACCTTATTCTCAAAGgagtaataaaatttatttatttatcaccaCTTTTAATTGAATTTATAGCTATTCATAACCAAATTTATTAGTTTTTGAATACATTTAATTGATTCATTTTATATTTGTTTGTTTGAGTAATCATAGTGTTTTGttgctttattttaaaatatatgtgTATTGATATATTTtacaactaggtgtgagacccatgtattacatgggtttatttaaaaaaaattaaatataaaattttaacaatttgaaaactttaaatttataagaaaaataagaaattttttgaattattaaaattaatgaaactttaatgcattagatacattacctatataaaccattttctaataaataccttacatatatattaccttatatattaaatgtggattttaatttaataaaatcaaaaatacaataaaatgacaagtggaaaatagaaaattttaaaatttctagaaaatgccatgtgtccaaatgaatgagaagaggacatgtgggaaagtcatt
The genomic region above belongs to Lactuca sativa cultivar Salinas chromosome 4, Lsat_Salinas_v11, whole genome shotgun sequence and contains:
- the LOC128133807 gene encoding lignin-forming anionic peroxidase-like — its product is MDYRHISTAIFFLLFLSVTNNTPCNAQLSSTFYDATCPTALRTIRTTIRTAISRERRMAASLLRLHFHDCFVQGCDASILLEDGPSIVGERNALPNKGSVRGYEVIDAAKSEVEKLCPGVVSCADILTVAARDASEMVGGPSWSVKLGRRDSTTASLVLAETSLPSFKAPLDSLISTFKDNGLSARDMVALSGAHTIGQAQCFLFRDRIYSNGSDIDAGFASTRRRGCPVNDGNGNLAPLDLVTPNSFDYNYFKNLIQKKGLLESDQVLYSGGSTDSIVSEYSNNPSKFKSEFAEAMVKMSEIRPLTGQEGVIRRICGALP